The segment CTAGTCGAACAGACCAAAGCCCATGTCGTCGTCTGATTCCTCAGACTCCTCCTTGACCTCCTCCTTAGCAGCGGGAGCTGCAGCCGTCTCCGCagcagctgctggtgctgcGACAGCAGCAAAAGCAGACGGGTCAGCCAGGAAGGCCTTGACCTGTGGAGACAAAAGACATGGTGCACTGTTAATTTCCatttccagacatttttaaactttaggaCAAATGATCAAAGTTGAATCGTTAAAAGGTTGTTTAAAATCAAGTGACCCCGACTGCTCAGTaacttaaaaacatgaaacatgttAGTCTGTACAGGTTGACTGATCATACAGATTACACAAGCTACACCAAAACCTAATGTGCAAATTAACTAAAAGTTGTTCACTGTAGACCGAGCGTGATACCTTGTCTGCCAGGGGGAAGGAGTAGTCCGTTTCCACAGCGACAGCCAGGACTCGCTTGTAGCCATTGATGAGGGAGTGGGGCACGGAGGCCAAAGTGGGATAGCCGATCTCCAGACAAACACTAGCGATATTTCTCACACCCTAGACAAGTTACAAAATTTAATATTGAATCGGCAATTTAGAggtacaatattttaaattcaacatCTTGTGGTCGAACCCTGCATCTCACCTCCAAGAACCTGGTATGCAGAGAAGCCTCTGTGATGTCGAGCACCTCAGGGCTGTAAACACTGCCATTGTCATACACTTGCTGGATGATGAGTCCAAAGGAGAAGGGTGAGATGTTCAACATGTTGAGCAGCGTGGCCTCGCTGGCACCAACCTTGTCACCAGTCTTGATCAGACCGACATCActctaaagaaacaaaaataagcgTTACTGGGTGAAGCTAATTgaacattttttgctttaaatcacAATGTTTGAAAACATTGCTACATATGGGTGTCATTTAAATCTAGTTTCAAACCTAtagcaaaatgtttttcaaactcACCAAAATTTCAATGGTTCCTCTggagattttggtggtgatacCAAGAGCCTGGAAGAAAGAGGTCTTCTCAGGACCCAGTCCAGTGTTCTGGGCCGGCACCGTCACGTCGCATGGAGCGATGGCTCCAGCACGAGCTGCTGCAGGTACCTGAGACACAACAGAGTCATCTTTAATTACTTTGCTTTGGCAAAGTCTTAAAATGCAACCgagcagagttttaaacacattttatattttaggctATGAATGTCTGAAACCTTACGTCCCTGTCAgtcaacaggaagtgacagacagGGATAGCGAGGAAACAGGTTACTGTTTGCAGGGGGAACGACAATACAGTACTGAACACGCTGCATTGTAACTTATCCTGCATGggtttagtttgattttgtgCAGTTATTACTTCGCTTTTTAGACTTTAATTACCTACTGTGAccgattttgttttattcactgTAACTGTACTGTGGttctttaaagtgctttataaatgaaGCCCATctcatacaaataaaataaaaataaagctgaatacAGACTAGCTCTAGATTTTAGACTTGCAATTTCACCTCTGTCTAGTAAATTTAATAATGAGAGTATTTTGAATTGATGTTTCAGGGTTGTTTTACATGATCAAtttaatgaaacaacaaaaaaaaaagtctctttggACTTGTTCTCATGTATGTTTTTTCCCCATTCGATGAGATTACCTTGTTGGCCAGCAGCATGTCCCTGACCTCAGTCAGATCCTCCTTGGTGAAGACGAAACCCACATTCCCTTTAATGTGGGGCAGAAGCCtgtcaaaacacacaactagacatttaataaaataaagactgtTCCTCGAAAAGAACGGCAGCTCAAAGTGTCTGAAACCTTGCGTCCCTGGCTGTCGGGGGATGTGGACAGACAGGGATAGCTGGAGACATTTTACTTTCAGCAGGGGGAACGACAATACAGCACCACACGAGCTGCACAGTAGATATCCTGCTGAGACTTTAATAAATCATCTGATCTTAAACTGAGGAGGCGGGGGTTGATAAACTCACTTCTCCAGAGCAGGATTGTTCTCCAGGTGACCACGGGTGGCTTTGCGCATCATGGTGTTCTTCCCCATCAGCACCACGGCTTTCCCACGCAGAGACACACGGATGGTCTGCATCTGCTTGGAGCCCACGTTGTCTGCCCCCACAATGAAGCATTTTGGATAATCATCCAAAAGTTGCTGCAAAGGAAACACCacgtcaataaaaaaaaaaatccacctcaaattaaaggtttttaaatggtaaataacGAGCTGGTGTGTGGATACAGGTCGTGGTACTCACGATGATTTTCATAAAATAGTTGGACTTCCACGTGGCCCTGTCTTCCCTGGGCATCTTGACAGTGCTTCCAAGGATCGCTTAACAGCTGGTTTAAAGACAAGGTTGAATCTAGAGCCGGAGAACAGAAAGAGTTGCTGTAAATAcaggattatttattttaaaaaaggtgataCAAGCAGAAACTCTAAAGCCCTGACATGTGGCTGTCGGCAAACGCTAGCCGGCTAACGAACGGCTACAAGGCCGCGCTTGAATTAAAATGCATCCCGTTTTAATTCATGGACACAAATTATTTGTCGTCGAGCAGCACGTACAGTTATCTCTTCAGTCCAACACTTCCATAAAATACAGTTATTCTTCACGCTTCCCACGAAGCGCTGGAAAAACAGCGAGAAAAATCACTCACCTTTCAGTAGGGTCCCgtgaaagaaagaggaagaaaacgGGCGCGAGACGTATTTATTCTAAGCAAATGACCAATCAGAGCCGAGATACGGGCGTTTGCCTCACGCCTATTGGATAGTTTTTATGTCAATCACCCCGAGTGCTTCCGTGTCGACTTCAGAGCGTGGCGTTTaaggaaactttgtttttgccGTAACTACACAACATATAACGATGGCACTGCGTCGtttttttgccaaccgccagTAAACGCcacatgaggggaaaaaatatgCCACCAAGTGCTTCTTCTGTCCACTTTCCGCCTGAAGTCTGGAACCACATATTTGGGTATCTGTCGGTGTCAGAGAAGTGCAGCGTCCGGGCATGCTGCAAGTATTTCAAGAAACTCATCGACCACTGGTCTCTTTGGAAAGACTGGACCGTAGTTTTGAGCTATGGAAACGGTCCTTACAGCTGTCGGTTCTGGGACACTCTTCGTCGCAGAAAAGTGTCCAGCGTGGTGATGAGGAGCACCAAAGCTAAGCACTGGAGTGTCCTCTCTGGGACTCTTCCTGCTCTCAGCTCAGTCGTCGTGGAGGCTTTGTCCCCTCAGTCCGAGAGCTTCAACTTGACCAGCGGCTTCCCACATCTGACACGTCTGGCTCTAAGAAACGTGTCCCTGTTACTGGATGCAAACATGGGGTCTAAACTCCATCGCCTCACTCACCTGAGCATGTGTGGCGTGACTGTCAAACCCAACTCTGACCTGTTCCTTTGTCTGCCCTACCTCAGGAGTCTCACGTCTTTGGTCTGCCACAACGCCGACTTGTTCAGAAAAGGCGTCAGGGTGGTTGACACCTTGGTTGCCCTCCTGCCTGAGCTGAAGCACCTCTCCCTGTCTGCTAAGTACACCTGTCCCCAGGTTGGCGGACCTGGTTTGGGAACCGCCTCGTCCTTGTCCAGCCTCGAGCTCATCGACTGCTCCACTCGTCCGCTGCCCGAGGACACTCTGTCGGCGATTCCTTCCCTGAAGAGTCTCTCTGTTTTCTACAAGTCCTCGCTTCAGGAGTCTCTGGAGATGTCAGCAGGACTCGCAAGTCTGAGAAACTGGCTGGGTAGACTCACCAAGTTGTCAAGCCTGACCGTCGTCAAAGGCTTGCCTGTGAGTTCGTACGTCGCCTCCATCCCCGCCGGCGTGACCAGCCTGGCACTGGTCGTCCCCGGCTTGTCCTCAAAAGACTTGGTGGCGGTAGCTACGCAGGTGCCAaatctcctccacctccacatAGACCCCTGGCCCTCGCATTTGGGCGCTCACACGGCCCGAATCCCAGAGCTATTTCCGAAGCTCAGAAGCCTCCGACTTCGCCAGGAGCACGTGCCTGAGGAGGACTTCCTGTGCCTCCACCAGCTGCAGGACCTGCAGTGCCTGGAGATCCTGGACAGGGGTCGCAACCTCTCTGGTCTCATTGAGAAGTTTCAAGCTCTAACGAAGCACAGAGTACAGGTTGTGACGTCTAGCCAAAGAGACATGTTTGTCTGTCCTTGTGTTTCTCTTGAGCTGTCATCTTAAGACTTCCGGAGAGACTCAGAGATCCAGGAACACCTGTTCTGTAAGACaaggttttattgtttggcCGTACAGTTTAGATCATCAGAGTCTGCTGACGGATGTTCATCAGGAGAAATTCTCTGGGTCAAATTGTGTGGTTCACTATCATTCAAAGTTATA is part of the Kryptolebias marmoratus isolate JLee-2015 linkage group LG4, ASM164957v2, whole genome shotgun sequence genome and harbors:
- the rplp0 gene encoding 60S acidic ribosomal protein P0; translated protein: MPREDRATWKSNYFMKIIQLLDDYPKCFIVGADNVGSKQMQTIRVSLRGKAVVLMGKNTMMRKATRGHLENNPALEKLLPHIKGNVGFVFTKEDLTEVRDMLLANKVPAAARAGAIAPCDVTVPAQNTGLGPEKTSFFQALGITTKISRGTIEILSDVGLIKTGDKVGASEATLLNMLNISPFSFGLIIQQVYDNGSVYSPEVLDITEASLHTRFLEGVRNIASVCLEIGYPTLASVPHSLINGYKRVLAVAVETDYSFPLADKVKAFLADPSAFAAVAAPAAAAETAAAPAAKEEVKEESEESDDDMGFGLFD